The following are encoded together in the Streptomyces flavofungini genome:
- the coaA gene encoding type I pantothenate kinase, with product MISSVSAPTKAPRGAHRHKPEATPYVDLTRSEWSALREKTPLPLTADEVEKLRGLGDVIDLDEVRDIYLPLSRLLNLYVGATDGLRGALNTFLGETGEKAAQSGTPFVIGVAGSVAVGKSTVARLLQALLSRWPEHPRVELVTTDGFLLPTKELQARGLMSRKGFPESYDRRALTRFVADIKAGKDEVTAPVYSHLIYDIVPGERLTVRRPDILIVEGLNVLQPALPGKDGRTRVGLADYFDFSVYVDARPEDIERWYLNRFRKLRATAFQNPSSYFRKYTQVSEEEALDYARTTWRTINKVNLLENVAPTRGRATLVVRKGPDHKVQRLSLRKL from the coding sequence GTGATCTCTTCGGTCTCAGCGCCCACGAAGGCGCCACGGGGCGCCCACCGGCACAAGCCGGAGGCGACCCCTTATGTCGACCTCACCCGATCCGAGTGGAGCGCGCTGCGCGAGAAGACGCCGCTGCCGCTCACCGCCGACGAAGTCGAGAAGCTGCGCGGCCTCGGCGACGTCATCGACCTCGACGAAGTCCGTGACATCTATCTGCCGCTGTCACGGCTCCTGAATCTGTACGTGGGCGCCACGGACGGCCTGCGCGGCGCCCTGAACACGTTCCTCGGCGAGACCGGCGAGAAGGCCGCGCAGTCGGGCACGCCGTTCGTGATAGGAGTCGCGGGCTCGGTGGCCGTCGGCAAGTCGACGGTCGCGCGCCTCCTGCAGGCCCTGCTCTCGCGCTGGCCGGAGCACCCGCGCGTGGAGCTGGTCACCACCGACGGCTTCCTGCTGCCCACCAAGGAGCTGCAGGCCCGCGGCCTGATGTCGCGCAAGGGCTTCCCCGAGTCGTACGACCGGCGGGCCCTGACCCGCTTCGTCGCCGACATCAAGGCGGGCAAGGACGAGGTGACGGCCCCCGTCTACTCCCACCTGATCTACGACATCGTGCCCGGCGAGCGCCTCACGGTCCGCCGCCCGGACATCCTCATCGTCGAGGGCCTGAACGTCCTGCAGCCCGCCCTGCCCGGCAAGGACGGCCGCACCCGCGTGGGCCTCGCCGACTACTTCGACTTCAGTGTGTACGTGGACGCGCGCCCCGAGGACATCGAGCGCTGGTACCTGAACCGCTTCCGCAAGCTGCGCGCCACGGCCTTCCAGAACCCGTCCTCGTACTTCCGCAAGTACACCCAGGTATCCGAGGAGGAGGCCCTGGACTACGCCCGCACCACCTGGCGGACCATCAACAAGGTCAACCTCCTGGAGAACGTGGCCCCGACCCGCGGCCGCGCCACCCTCGTCGTCCGCAAGGGCCCCGACCACAAGGTGCAGCGCCTCAGCCTGCGCAAGCTCTGA
- the rpsI gene encoding 30S ribosomal protein S9, whose protein sequence is MAETTAEQPLDENAENIDIESYTTESDAPVEGEYTSESNAARFGDPQPAAGLGRRKNAIARVRIVPGTGKWKINGRTLEDYFPNKVHQQEVNEPFKVLELDDRYDVIARIAGGGVSGQAGALRLGVARALNEADVDNNRGALKKAGFLKRDDRAVERKKAGLKKARKAPQYSKR, encoded by the coding sequence GTGGCCGAGACCACCGCTGAGCAGCCGCTCGACGAGAACGCCGAGAACATCGACATCGAGTCGTACACCACCGAGTCGGACGCGCCCGTGGAGGGCGAGTACACCTCGGAGTCCAACGCCGCGCGCTTCGGCGACCCGCAGCCGGCCGCCGGCCTGGGCCGTCGCAAGAACGCCATCGCCCGCGTCCGGATCGTCCCGGGCACCGGCAAGTGGAAGATCAACGGGCGGACGCTCGAGGACTACTTCCCGAACAAGGTCCACCAGCAGGAAGTCAACGAGCCCTTCAAGGTGCTCGAGCTGGACGACCGCTACGACGTCATCGCCCGCATCGCGGGTGGCGGCGTCTCCGGCCAGGCCGGCGCCCTGCGCCTCGGCGTGGCCCGCGCCCTCAACGAGGCCGACGTGGACAACAACCGCGGCGCCCTCAAGAAGGCCGGCTTCCTCAAGCGCGACGACCGTGCGGTCGAGCGCAAGAAGGCCGGTCTGAAGAAGGCCCGCAAGGCCCCGCAGTACAGCAAGCGCTAA
- the glmM gene encoding phosphoglucosamine mutase — protein MGRLFGTDGVRGVANADLTAELALGLSVAAAHVLAEAGTFEGHRPTAVVGRDPRASGEFLEAAVVAGLASAGVDVLRVGVLPTPAVAHLTGALGADLGVMLSASHNAMPDNGIKFFARGGHKLADDLEDRIEAVYDEHRTGAPWERPTGAGVGRVKTYDEGFDQYVAHLVAVLPNRLDGLKVVLDEAHGAASRVSPEAFARAGAEIITIGAKPDGLNINDGCGSTHLDLLKAAVVEHGADLGIAHDGDADRCLAVDHTGAEVDGDQILAVLALAMRERGVLRQDTVVATVMSNLGFKLAMERAGLSLVQTAVGDRYVLESMKEHGYALGGEQSGHVIALDHATTGDGTLTGLLLAARVAETGRSLADLAAVMERLPQVLINVPDVDKSRVKTSPELSAAVADAERELGATGRVLLRPSGTEPLVRVMVEAADIEQARSVAGRLADVVKSALG, from the coding sequence GTGGGACGACTCTTCGGCACGGACGGTGTGCGCGGTGTCGCCAACGCGGATCTGACGGCCGAGCTCGCGCTCGGGCTCTCGGTCGCCGCGGCGCATGTGCTCGCCGAAGCGGGCACCTTCGAGGGTCATCGCCCGACGGCGGTGGTCGGGCGTGATCCGCGCGCTTCCGGGGAGTTCCTTGAGGCCGCGGTGGTCGCGGGCCTCGCCAGCGCGGGCGTGGACGTCCTGCGCGTCGGTGTGCTGCCCACCCCCGCGGTGGCGCATCTCACCGGTGCGCTGGGCGCCGACCTCGGCGTGATGCTCTCCGCCAGCCACAACGCGATGCCCGACAACGGCATCAAGTTCTTCGCCCGCGGCGGCCACAAGCTCGCCGACGACCTCGAGGACCGCATCGAGGCCGTGTACGACGAGCACCGCACCGGCGCCCCCTGGGAGCGGCCCACGGGCGCGGGCGTCGGGCGTGTGAAGACCTACGACGAGGGCTTCGACCAGTACGTGGCCCACCTCGTCGCCGTCCTGCCGAACCGTCTCGACGGGCTCAAGGTCGTCCTTGACGAGGCGCACGGCGCGGCCTCGCGGGTCTCGCCGGAGGCGTTCGCCCGCGCCGGTGCCGAGATCATCACGATCGGCGCCAAGCCGGACGGCCTCAACATCAACGACGGCTGCGGCTCCACCCACCTCGACCTGCTCAAGGCCGCCGTCGTCGAGCACGGCGCCGACCTCGGCATCGCCCACGACGGCGACGCCGACCGCTGCCTGGCCGTGGACCACACCGGCGCGGAGGTCGACGGCGACCAGATCCTCGCCGTCCTCGCCCTCGCCATGCGCGAGCGCGGTGTGCTGCGCCAGGACACCGTTGTCGCGACCGTCATGTCGAACCTCGGCTTCAAGCTGGCCATGGAGCGCGCGGGCCTGTCCCTCGTGCAGACGGCCGTCGGCGACCGGTACGTCCTGGAGTCGATGAAGGAGCACGGCTACGCCCTCGGCGGCGAGCAGTCCGGGCACGTCATCGCCCTCGACCACGCCACCACCGGCGACGGCACCCTCACCGGCCTGCTCCTCGCGGCCCGCGTCGCCGAGACCGGCCGGAGCCTCGCCGACCTCGCCGCCGTCATGGAGCGCCTGCCGCAGGTCCTCATCAACGTCCCCGACGTCGACAAGTCCCGGGTGAAGACCTCGCCCGAGCTGTCCGCTGCCGTCGCCGACGCCGAGCGCGAGCTGGGCGCCACCGGCCGCGTGCTGCTCCGCCCCTCCGGCACCGAGCCGCTGGTGCGCGTGATGGTCGAGGCCGCCGACATCGAGCAGGCCCGCTCCGTCGCCGGGCGCCTCGCCGACGTCGTGAAGTCGGCGCTGGGCTAG
- the rplQ gene encoding 50S ribosomal protein L17, whose product MPKPAKGARLGGSAAHEKLLLANLAKQLFEHGRITTTEAKARRLRPYAERLVTKAKKGDLHNRRQVLQVITDKSVVHTLFAEIGPRYENRPGGYTRITKIGNRRGDNAPMAVIELVEALTVAQQATGEAEAATKRAVKEDALKKDAPVEDAPVEAAEESKDA is encoded by the coding sequence ATGCCGAAGCCCGCCAAGGGTGCCCGTCTGGGCGGCAGCGCCGCGCACGAGAAGCTTCTGCTGGCGAACCTCGCCAAGCAGCTCTTCGAGCACGGCCGCATCACCACCACCGAGGCCAAGGCCCGTCGTCTGCGTCCCTACGCGGAGCGTCTGGTCACCAAGGCGAAGAAGGGCGACCTTCACAACCGCCGCCAGGTCCTCCAGGTCATCACCGACAAGAGCGTCGTGCACACGCTCTTCGCGGAGATCGGCCCGCGCTACGAGAACCGCCCGGGTGGCTACACCCGCATCACCAAGATCGGTAACCGCCGTGGCGACAACGCGCCCATGGCCGTCATCGAGCTGGTGGAGGCCCTGACCGTGGCCCAGCAGGCCACCGGTGAGGCCGAGGCGGCCACGAAGCGTGCCGTCAAGGAAGACGCCCTCAAGAAGGACGCGCCCGTCGAGGACGCTCCGGTTGAGGCCGCCGAGGAGTCCAAGGACGCCTGA
- the glmS gene encoding glutamine--fructose-6-phosphate transaminase (isomerizing), with product MCGIVGYVGSQSALEVVLAGLRRLEYRGYDSAGVAVLADGRIASARKSGKLVNLEKALVDRPLPAGATGIGHTRWATHGGPTDANAHPHLDNAGRVAVVHNGIIENFAALRAELAERGHVLGSETDTEVVAHLLAEEFSGRADLAEAMRLVCRRLQGAFTLVAVHADAPDVVVGARRNSPLVVGVGEGEAFLASDVAAFIAHTRSAIELGQDQVVEVRRDEVVVTDFEGRPAQVRHFRVDWDAAAAEKGGYASFMHKEIAEQPRAVADTLLGRIGLDGALTLDELRIPAAELREVDKVVVVACGTAFHAGLIAKYAIEHWTRLPCEVELASEFRYRDPILDARSLVIAVSQSGETMDTLMALRHAREQGSRVLAICNTNGSTIPRESDAVLYTHAGPEVAVASTKAFLTQLVACYLVALYLGQVRGTKWGDEVLGVVRDLADIGDAVERVLAGMEPVRALARSLAGAGTVLFLGRHVGYPVALEGALKLKELAYMHAEGFAAGELKHGPIALVEAGLPVVVVVPSPRGRSVLHDKIVSNIQEIRARGARTIVIAEDGDDAVVPYADHLIRVPVTPTLLQPLVATVPLQVFACELAVARGNEVDQPRNLAKSVTVE from the coding sequence ATGTGTGGAATTGTCGGATATGTCGGCTCGCAGTCGGCGCTGGAAGTGGTGCTCGCCGGGCTGAGACGGCTGGAGTACCGGGGATACGACTCGGCCGGAGTGGCCGTACTCGCCGACGGCCGGATCGCCTCGGCCCGCAAGTCCGGCAAGCTCGTCAACCTGGAGAAGGCGCTGGTGGACCGGCCGCTCCCGGCGGGCGCCACCGGCATCGGACACACCCGCTGGGCCACCCACGGCGGCCCCACCGACGCCAACGCCCACCCTCACCTCGACAACGCCGGGCGCGTCGCCGTCGTCCACAACGGCATCATCGAGAACTTCGCCGCCCTCCGCGCCGAGCTGGCCGAACGCGGGCACGTCCTCGGCTCCGAGACCGACACCGAGGTCGTCGCCCACCTCCTCGCCGAGGAGTTCTCCGGCCGCGCCGACCTCGCCGAGGCCATGCGGCTGGTCTGCCGACGCCTCCAGGGCGCGTTCACGCTGGTCGCCGTGCACGCCGACGCCCCGGACGTGGTGGTGGGGGCGCGCCGGAACTCGCCCCTCGTGGTCGGCGTCGGCGAGGGCGAGGCCTTCCTCGCCTCCGACGTCGCCGCCTTCATCGCGCACACCCGGTCCGCCATCGAGCTCGGCCAGGACCAGGTCGTCGAGGTGCGCCGGGACGAGGTCGTCGTCACCGACTTCGAAGGGCGCCCCGCCCAGGTGCGGCACTTCCGCGTCGACTGGGACGCGGCCGCCGCCGAGAAGGGCGGGTACGCCTCCTTCATGCACAAGGAGATCGCCGAGCAGCCGCGCGCCGTCGCCGACACCCTGCTCGGCCGCATCGGCCTCGACGGCGCGCTCACCCTCGACGAGCTGCGCATCCCCGCCGCCGAGCTGCGCGAGGTCGACAAGGTCGTGGTCGTCGCCTGCGGGACCGCCTTCCACGCCGGGCTCATCGCCAAGTACGCCATCGAGCACTGGACGCGGCTGCCCTGCGAGGTGGAGCTCGCCAGCGAGTTCCGCTACCGCGATCCGATCCTCGACGCCCGCTCCCTCGTCATCGCCGTCTCCCAGTCCGGCGAGACCATGGACACCTTGATGGCGCTGCGGCACGCCCGTGAGCAGGGCTCCCGCGTCCTCGCCATCTGCAACACCAACGGCTCCACGATTCCGCGCGAGTCCGACGCCGTCCTCTACACCCACGCCGGGCCCGAGGTCGCCGTCGCCTCCACGAAGGCGTTCCTCACCCAGCTCGTCGCCTGCTACCTGGTCGCCCTCTACCTCGGTCAGGTCCGCGGCACCAAGTGGGGCGACGAAGTGCTCGGCGTCGTCCGGGACCTGGCCGACATCGGCGACGCCGTCGAGCGGGTGCTCGCCGGGATGGAGCCGGTCCGCGCGCTCGCCCGCTCCCTCGCCGGGGCCGGGACCGTGCTCTTCCTCGGGCGGCACGTGGGGTATCCCGTCGCCCTCGAAGGCGCCCTCAAGCTCAAGGAACTCGCCTACATGCACGCGGAGGGCTTCGCCGCCGGGGAGCTCAAGCACGGGCCCATCGCCCTCGTGGAGGCGGGCCTGCCCGTCGTCGTGGTCGTGCCCTCGCCCCGCGGGCGCTCCGTCCTCCACGACAAGATCGTCTCCAACATCCAGGAGATCCGGGCCCGGGGCGCCCGCACCATCGTGATCGCCGAGGACGGCGACGACGCCGTCGTGCCGTACGCCGACCATCTGATCCGCGTGCCCGTTACGCCTACGCTGCTTCAGCCCCTGGTCGCCACGGTGCCCTTGCAGGTCTTCGCCTGCGAGCTGGCCGTGGCCCGGGGCAACGAGGTGGATCAGCCTCGGAATCTGGCCAAGTCGGTGACTGTGGAGTGA
- the truA gene encoding tRNA pseudouridine(38-40) synthase TruA codes for MSEEVEPGFVRVRLDLSYDGKDFSGWAKQREGQRTVQGEIEDALRTVTRSKETYELTVAGRTDSGVHARGQVAHVDLPEALWAEHREKLLRRLAGRLPHDVRVWKAEEAPAGFNARFSAIWRRYAYRVTDHPGGVDPLLRGHVLWHDWTLDVDAMNTAAQALLGEHDFAAYCKRREGATTIRTLQELRWERLADGILEATVKADAFCHNMVRSLVGAMLFVGDGHRPPDWPGKVLAAGVRDSAVHVVRPHGLTLEEVGYPADELLAARSVEARNKRTLPGAAGPAGCC; via the coding sequence GTGAGTGAGGAAGTGGAGCCCGGGTTCGTCCGGGTGCGGCTCGACCTGAGCTACGACGGCAAGGACTTCTCCGGCTGGGCCAAGCAGCGCGAGGGGCAGCGCACCGTCCAGGGCGAGATCGAGGACGCCCTGCGTACGGTGACGCGGTCCAAGGAGACGTACGAGCTGACGGTGGCCGGGCGGACCGACAGCGGGGTGCACGCGCGTGGGCAGGTCGCGCACGTCGACCTGCCGGAGGCGCTGTGGGCCGAGCACCGGGAGAAGCTGCTGCGGCGGCTCGCCGGGCGGCTGCCGCACGACGTGCGGGTGTGGAAGGCCGAGGAGGCCCCGGCCGGGTTCAACGCGCGGTTCTCGGCGATCTGGCGGCGGTACGCGTACCGGGTGACCGATCACCCCGGGGGCGTCGACCCGCTGCTGCGCGGGCACGTGCTGTGGCACGACTGGACGCTCGACGTCGACGCCATGAACACGGCGGCGCAGGCGCTCCTCGGGGAGCACGACTTCGCCGCGTACTGCAAGCGGCGCGAGGGCGCCACGACCATCCGCACGCTCCAAGAGCTGCGCTGGGAGCGGCTCGCGGACGGGATCCTGGAGGCGACCGTCAAGGCCGACGCCTTCTGCCACAACATGGTGCGGTCGCTGGTCGGCGCGATGCTGTTCGTGGGGGACGGGCACCGGCCCCCGGACTGGCCGGGCAAGGTCCTCGCCGCCGGGGTGCGCGACTCCGCCGTGCACGTGGTGCGGCCGCACGGGCTGACCCTGGAGGAGGTCGGCTACCCGGCCGACGAGCTCCTTGCGGCGCGCAGCGTCGAGGCGCGGAACAAGCGGACGCTGCCCGGGGCCGCGGGCCCGGCGGGGTGCTGCTGA
- the rpsK gene encoding 30S ribosomal protein S11, whose amino-acid sequence MPPKGRQGAAKKVRRKEKKNVAHGHAHIKSTFNNTIVSITDPTGNVISWASAGHVGFKGSRKSTPFAAQMAAESAARRAQEHGMRKVDVFVKGPGSGRETAIRSLQATGLEVGSIQDVTPTPHNGCRPPKRRRV is encoded by the coding sequence ATGCCCCCCAAGGGTCGTCAGGGCGCTGCCAAGAAGGTGCGCCGCAAGGAAAAGAAGAACGTCGCTCACGGGCACGCCCACATCAAGAGCACGTTCAACAACACGATCGTGTCCATCACGGACCCGACCGGCAACGTGATCTCCTGGGCCTCCGCCGGCCACGTCGGCTTCAAGGGCTCGCGCAAGTCCACCCCGTTCGCCGCGCAGATGGCCGCCGAGTCGGCTGCCCGTCGCGCGCAGGAGCACGGCATGCGCAAGGTCGACGTCTTCGTCAAGGGTCCCGGCTCCGGCCGTGAGACCGCGATCCGCTCCCTCCAGGCCACGGGCCTCGAGGTCGGCTCGATCCAGGACGTCACCCCCACGCCGCACAACGGCTGCCGTCCGCCCAAGCGCCGCCGCGTCTGA
- a CDS encoding holo-ACP synthase, with product MIIGVGIDVAEIERFAASLERTPGMRERLFVEPELFLAGGEPRGVASLAARFAAKEALAKALGAPAGLRWTDAEVYVEDSGQPRLRVFGTVAARAEALGVRGWHVSLSHDAGVASAVVIAEG from the coding sequence GTGATTATCGGGGTCGGGATCGACGTTGCCGAGATCGAGCGGTTCGCCGCCTCCCTTGAGCGGACCCCCGGAATGCGGGAACGGCTCTTCGTCGAGCCGGAGTTGTTCCTGGCCGGCGGGGAGCCGCGCGGCGTCGCCTCCCTCGCCGCCCGCTTCGCCGCGAAAGAGGCTCTCGCCAAGGCCCTGGGCGCTCCCGCCGGGCTGCGGTGGACCGACGCCGAGGTGTACGTCGAGGACAGTGGGCAGCCTCGGCTGCGCGTCTTTGGGACCGTGGCCGCTCGGGCCGAGGCCCTGGGGGTTCGGGGGTGGCATGTCTCGCTGAGCCATGACGCGGGGGTCGCTTCCGCTGTGGTGATCGCTGAGGGGTAG
- the rplM gene encoding 50S ribosomal protein L13 translates to MRTYSPKPGDVTRQWHVIDAQDVVLGRLATTAATLLRGKHKPIYAPHVDTGDFVIIINADKVHLSGNKKTQKMAYRHSGYPGGLRSVRYDELLEKNPEKAVEKAVKGMLPKNTLGRQMLSKLKVYAGDQHPHGAQQPVPFEITQVAQ, encoded by the coding sequence GTGCGTACGTACAGCCCCAAGCCCGGCGATGTGACCCGCCAGTGGCACGTCATCGACGCCCAGGACGTCGTCCTGGGACGCCTGGCGACGACTGCCGCCACCCTCCTGCGGGGCAAGCACAAGCCGATCTACGCGCCCCACGTTGACACCGGTGACTTCGTCATCATCATCAACGCCGACAAGGTGCACCTGTCCGGCAACAAGAAGACCCAGAAGATGGCCTACCGCCACTCTGGCTACCCGGGCGGCCTCCGTTCGGTCCGCTACGACGAGCTGCTCGAGAAGAACCCCGAGAAGGCCGTCGAGAAGGCCGTCAAGGGCATGCTCCCCAAGAACACCCTGGGCCGTCAGATGCTCTCGAAGCTGAAGGTCTACGCGGGCGACCAGCACCCGCACGGCGCTCAGCAGCCGGTCCCGTTCGAGATCACCCAGGTCGCGCAGTAG
- a CDS encoding glycosyltransferase family 87 protein — MDSGKTDSGGSSGLAGWLVRPAGWQVWAVLGVVLGAAALRIAYRVPDGGMDNAIVVRAAEAWLDGRSPYADRHFLYLPGAVLAAVPQALFPGMARVLVPVGVVGALASGWFCALRIHGVARGSRFAALGLLGLVLGFAPFVHLVELGNWTVASALALPVALLCVCRGRWVVAGAVIGVAVAVKPLLLPVLLLFVFARRWRALCVAVAVPVVVSVLAALVLPDPGAFFTRTLPFLLRGDDRFVRLYEASPAAVLPRVGVPGVVASLVSGVGACAGVWCAWRRWVAGGPAAGRVVEVASALMLAAFLVSRPSYDHYLLVVLPLLLAGALRVSSVVRVPWFWVALVPQVPGFVWVGVEALPQRAFKDAFTLCVLAGVVFWRCAVAGRLRGAVPPSSVPAPSVGGAGGAGGGARSEVRGPGGAGVVARPGGSGVTPF; from the coding sequence ATGGATTCGGGCAAAACGGATAGTGGTGGCTCTTCTGGTCTTGCCGGGTGGCTGGTGCGTCCCGCCGGGTGGCAGGTGTGGGCCGTGCTCGGGGTCGTCCTCGGGGCGGCGGCGCTGCGGATCGCCTACCGGGTGCCGGACGGCGGCATGGACAACGCGATCGTCGTGCGGGCCGCGGAGGCCTGGCTGGACGGGCGCTCGCCCTACGCCGACCGGCACTTCCTCTATCTGCCGGGGGCCGTGCTCGCGGCGGTGCCGCAGGCGCTGTTCCCCGGAATGGCGCGGGTGCTCGTGCCCGTGGGGGTGGTGGGGGCGCTGGCCTCCGGGTGGTTCTGCGCGCTGCGGATCCACGGCGTGGCCCGGGGCAGCCGGTTCGCCGCGCTCGGGCTGCTCGGGCTCGTCCTGGGCTTCGCGCCCTTCGTGCACCTCGTGGAGCTGGGCAACTGGACGGTGGCGTCCGCCCTCGCGCTGCCGGTCGCGCTGCTGTGCGTGTGCCGGGGGCGGTGGGTGGTCGCCGGGGCGGTGATCGGGGTGGCCGTCGCCGTGAAGCCGCTGCTGTTGCCGGTGCTCCTCCTCTTCGTCTTCGCGCGGAGGTGGCGGGCGCTGTGTGTGGCTGTGGCCGTGCCGGTGGTGGTGTCGGTGCTCGCCGCGCTGGTCCTGCCGGATCCGGGGGCGTTCTTCACCCGGACCCTGCCGTTCCTGTTGCGCGGTGACGATCGGTTCGTGCGGCTGTACGAGGCGTCGCCCGCGGCCGTGCTGCCTCGGGTGGGGGTGCCCGGGGTGGTGGCCTCGCTTGTTTCGGGCGTGGGCGCCTGTGCGGGGGTGTGGTGCGCCTGGCGTCGGTGGGTGGCCGGGGGGCCTGCCGCGGGGCGGGTCGTGGAGGTGGCCTCGGCGCTGATGCTGGCCGCGTTCCTGGTGTCGCGGCCCTCGTACGACCACTATCTGCTGGTCGTGCTGCCGCTGTTGCTGGCGGGGGCGCTGCGGGTGTCCTCGGTGGTGCGGGTGCCGTGGTTCTGGGTGGCGCTGGTGCCGCAGGTGCCGGGGTTCGTGTGGGTGGGGGTGGAGGCGTTGCCGCAGCGGGCCTTCAAGGACGCGTTCACGTTGTGCGTGCTGGCGGGGGTGGTGTTCTGGCGGTGTGCCGTCGCCGGGCGGCTTCGTGGGGCTGTCCCGCCGTCGTCCGTGCCGGCGCCGTCGGTGGGGGGTGCGGGGGGTGCGGGGGGAGGCGCCCGCTCGGAGGTGCGGGGGCCGGGTGGGGCTGGGGTGGTGGCTCGCCCGGGAGGGAGCGGCGTGACCCCGTTTTGA
- a CDS encoding DUF389 domain-containing protein: MLHLRLITPPDKTDGVVRLIEQTPGATHLAVVAGAARNPSGDIVMCDVAREAGDELIDRLRGLEVDKHGSIALENIDLSLSLRADKAENEAPGESADAVLWEHLEDATHEESTLSVTYVAFITLATMIAACGVVLDNAILIVGAMAVGPEFGPLAGFCTALVQRTPRLALRSLIALLVGFAVAMVVTAGFSFFMDAVDLFDAQALDAARPNTNFIYRPDWFSFVVAVLAGAAGTLSLTSAKSGALVGVAISVTTVPAAANAAVAFSYDKYNQAWGSTEQLLLNLLGIVLAGTCTLLTQKLLWARQRERTARTRELG, encoded by the coding sequence ATGCTGCATCTGCGCCTGATCACCCCGCCGGACAAGACCGACGGCGTGGTGCGCCTGATCGAGCAGACGCCGGGCGCCACGCATCTGGCCGTCGTGGCGGGCGCGGCGCGCAACCCCTCGGGCGACATCGTCATGTGCGACGTCGCCCGGGAGGCGGGCGACGAGCTGATCGACCGGCTGCGCGGCCTGGAGGTCGACAAGCACGGGTCGATCGCGCTGGAGAACATCGACCTGTCGCTGTCGCTGCGCGCCGACAAGGCGGAGAACGAGGCACCGGGCGAGAGCGCGGACGCGGTCCTGTGGGAGCACCTGGAGGACGCCACCCACGAGGAGTCCACGCTCTCCGTCACCTACGTCGCCTTCATCACGCTCGCCACGATGATCGCCGCGTGCGGCGTGGTCCTCGACAACGCCATCCTGATCGTCGGCGCGATGGCGGTGGGCCCGGAGTTCGGGCCGCTCGCGGGCTTCTGCACGGCGCTCGTGCAGCGCACCCCGCGGCTCGCGCTGCGCTCGCTGATCGCGCTGCTCGTGGGCTTCGCGGTGGCGATGGTGGTGACGGCGGGATTCAGCTTCTTCATGGACGCGGTCGACCTGTTCGACGCACAGGCCCTGGACGCCGCCCGCCCGAACACCAACTTCATCTACCGGCCCGACTGGTTCTCCTTCGTCGTGGCCGTCCTCGCGGGCGCCGCGGGCACGCTCTCGCTGACGTCCGCGAAGTCGGGCGCCCTGGTGGGTGTCGCGATCTCGGTGACGACGGTCCCGGCGGCGGCGAACGCCGCGGTCGCCTTCAGCTACGACAAGTACAACCAGGCCTGGGGCTCCACCGAACAGCTGCTCCTGAACCTGCTCGGCATCGTCCTCGCCGGTACGTGCACGCTGCTCACCCAGAAGCTGCTCTGGGCGCGGCAGCGCGAACGCACCGCGAGGACACGCGAACTGGGCTAG
- a CDS encoding DNA-directed RNA polymerase subunit alpha gives MLIAQRPSLTEEVVDEFRSRFVIEPLEPGFGYTLGNSLRRTLLSSIPGAAVTSIRIDGVLHEFTTVPGVKEDVTDLILNIKQLVVSSEHDEPVVMYLRKQGPGLVTAADIAPPAGVEVHNPDLVLATLNGKGKLEMELTVERGRGYVSAVQNKQVGQEIGRIPVDSIYSPVLKVTYKVEATRVEQRTDFDKLIVDVETKQAMRPRDAMASAGKTLVELFGLARELNIDAEGIDMGPSPTDAALAADLALPIEELELTVRSYNCLKREGIHSVGELVARSEADLLDIRNFGAKSIDEVKMKLNGMGLALKDSPPGFDPTAAADAFGADDDADAGFVETEQY, from the coding sequence ATGCTGATTGCTCAGCGTCCCTCGTTGACCGAAGAGGTCGTCGACGAGTTCCGCTCCCGGTTCGTCATCGAGCCGCTGGAGCCGGGCTTCGGCTACACCCTCGGCAACTCCCTCCGCCGGACTCTTCTGTCCTCGATCCCGGGTGCGGCGGTCACGTCCATCCGCATCGACGGTGTCCTGCACGAGTTCACCACCGTGCCGGGCGTCAAGGAAGACGTCACCGACCTCATCCTGAACATCAAGCAGCTGGTCGTGTCGTCCGAGCACGACGAGCCCGTCGTGATGTACCTGCGCAAGCAGGGCCCGGGTCTGGTCACCGCCGCCGACATCGCGCCCCCGGCCGGTGTCGAGGTGCACAACCCCGACCTCGTCCTCGCCACGCTCAACGGCAAGGGCAAGCTGGAGATGGAGCTGACCGTCGAGCGCGGTCGCGGCTACGTCTCCGCCGTGCAGAACAAGCAGGTCGGCCAGGAGATCGGCCGGATCCCGGTCGACTCGATCTACTCGCCGGTGCTGAAGGTCACGTACAAGGTCGAGGCCACGCGTGTCGAGCAGCGCACCGACTTCGACAAGCTGATCGTCGACGTCGAGACCAAGCAGGCCATGCGCCCGCGCGACGCCATGGCGTCCGCCGGCAAGACCCTGGTCGAGCTGTTCGGTCTCGCCCGCGAGCTGAACATCGACGCCGAGGGCATCGACATGGGTCCGTCCCCGACGGACGCCGCGCTCGCCGCCGATCTGGCGCTGCCGATCGAGGAGCTCGAGCTCACCGTTCGGTCGTACAACTGCCTCAAGCGCGAGGGCATCCACTCGGTGGGCGAGCTCGTGGCCCGCTCCGAGGCGGACCTGCTCGACATCCGCAACTTCGGTGCGAAGTCGATCGACGAGGTCAAGATGAAGCTCAACGGGATGGGTCTTGCGCTGAAGGACTCGCCTCCCGGCTTCGACCCGACCGCCGCGGCTGACGCCTTCGGCGCGGATGACGATGCCGACGCGGGCTTCGTCGAGACCGAGCAGTACTAA